In the genome of Luteitalea pratensis, the window GCTGGCCGATGGCGTGCGCAACTACATGACCAAGTTCGTCGACGACAAATGGATGCGCGACAACGGGTTCTTCCAGACCCGCACGATCGACGCGCGCGTCGGCGACATCTGCAGCACCGAGGCCTCGTCGCGGCCGCCCCTGGTACTGGCCGAGGACACGCAGACATTGGAGCAGGTGGTGCAGGTGATGCGCACGCGCGGCATCTCGCAGTTGCCGGTGACCTCGGGGGGCGTGCTCGTCGGCATGGTGTCGGAGGCCGACGTGATGGCGTTCTTCGGATCCGGTGAAGGGACCGCGCAGGCGCTCGTGTCGAAGGTGATGAACCGCTACGTGCCCGTCGTCGGCGCGCAGACGCCGATCTCCACCCTCGAGGAAACGCTCCGGAAGAGTTCGGCGGTCGTCGTGGTCGATGAGGCTCGGCACCCGATCTCGATCCTGACGCGGATCGACCTGCTGCATTTCCTGCTCGAGCGCGAGCACGCCCCCGCGTGACGCATTCGCGGTCGTACATGCTGGCGCGGCGCATGACGGCACCACCACGCCAGACACGAGCTGGCGGCACGAATTCGCGATCGGGCTCGCCTGGCGGTTCGGTGGCGCGCAGGCCGGCTAGGATAACGCGACGTCGCCAGCCAGTGTCTCCGAATCCATAGCCATTGACATACAGATTCGGACCACTGTACCGTTGACGCATGGCCCCCGCGCACGCCCGCCCCCGCTACCCGCGCACCGCGGTCCCGGCTGTCGGGCTCCCCGACCTGAGCACGCGGGAGACACGTGAGCGCCTGAGCCCGGCGGCGCTGCGCGGTTTCTTCTCGATCATGGACCGCTGGCAGGTGCGTGACGACATCGCACGGCAACTGCTCGGCGGCATCTCCAATGGCACGTTCTACGAGATGAAACGGGATGCATCGCGCGTGTGCTCGGCCGACGAACTGACCCGCGTCTCGTACCTGATCGGCATCTTCAAGGCGCTCAACGTCCTCAATGGAGAGGCGCTGGCCGACGCGTGGATGCAGTTGCCGAACATCAATCGCCTGTTTGGCGGCGGCACGCCGCTCGAGTACGTGACGCGAGGCGGCATCCCGGCAATGGACCAGGTCCGGCGCCTGCTGGACGCACGACGTGGTGTCTGAAGATGCGGTGCTGCCGCGCACACACGAGGTGCGTGTGCGCGACGCGCATCGCCTGGTGCCTTCCCGTTACAGTGACGAGAGCGTCCTCACCAGGCTGACGGCCGACGTTGCCGACCTCCAGGCGCTGTTCGAACTGGATGGCGCCACCAACGCCCGGCTGGTTGCGGAAACACGCGGAGTCGCGGGTATCGGACCCGACGAACTCCTGGCCGGTGTCCCCTATGCCCACATCGTGAATGCCGCCTTCTGCCATCCGCTACCGGAAGGGGGCCGATTCAACGGCCCGGAGCGCGGCGCGTGGTATGCCGGGCTGGCGGTCGAGACGTCTCACGCGGAAGTGGCATTCCACAAGCAGGTGCAACTCGAGGAGATCGGCTGGAACGCACGCGAGGTGGTCACCTACGATGACTACCTCGCCGACGTGTCCGCCGACGTGCACGACGTGCGGCGCGATCGACGCTTCCGCGGATGCCTGGCGCCCGACTCGTACGTGGCCAGTCAGGCGCTTGCCGAACGCCTCCTCCTTGCGGGCTCGCTCGGCATCGTCTATCCGAGCGTGCGACACGCCGGCGGGACCTGCCTCGCCTGCTTCAGGCCGGCGATCGTCACCCATGTCCGGCGTGACGCCACATGGCGCTTCACCTGGGAGGACGGCGCGCTCCAGGACGTCGCGCGTGAGCGGCGACGCACCCGTCGCTGACACGACGCCGCGCGTCACGGCACCGCGCGTCACGACACCGCGCGTCGACCTGAAGGTCGACGCCTACAAGTTGGTCGTTACGTCGACAGGTAGGTCGACGCCTACGGGTTGGTCGGTCGTAGCCGTCGACCTTCAGGTCGACGGTCACCGGGTCAGAGCTTCGGCAGCGTGACGCCAACCTGCTTGAGGTACTTGCCCTTCTTGTCGGCGTACGAGACTTCGCAGGGCTCGTCACCCTGGAAGAACAGGACCTGCGCGATCCCCTCGTTGGCGTAGATGCGGGCCGGCAAGGGCGTGGTATTGCTGATTTCCAGCGTCACGTAGCCCTCCCATTCCGGTTCGAAGGGCGTCACGTTGACGATGATGCCGCAGCGGGCGTAGGTGGACTTGCCCAGGCACACCGTCAGGATGTCACGGGGGATGCGGAAGTACTCGATGGTGCGCGCGAGCGCAAACGAGTTGGGCGGGACGATGCAGACATCGGTCCTGATGTCCACGAAGCTGCGGGGATCGAAGTTCTTGGGATCGATCACCGTGTTGTTGATGTTGGTGAAGATCTTGAACTCGTCGGCCACACGGATGTCGTAGCCGTACGACGACAGTCCGTAGGAGACCACGCCCTCACGCACCTGCCGGTCCTCGAACGGCTCGATCATGCCGTGCTCGAGGGCCATGCGACGAATCCACTTGTCGGCTTTGATGGACATAGGCAAATGGTAGGGCCCGCTCTCCGAGCGGGCCGTCAGCGAGGCCGTTGAGAGGGCCGGCTGGGACAGCCGGCCCTACCAACAGCGCGTCATCTTCGAAACAGCGACAGGATGAGCGTCAGCAGCACGCTGACGACGATGCAGGTGACGATCGGGAAGTAGAACGTGCCCCGGCCGCGGGAAACGACGATGTCGCCGGGGAGCCGCCCGAGCGGCAGCCCCAGCAGCATCAGCGCGCCGATGGCTGCGACGATCAGGCCGACAACGACGAGCGTGCGTGCCATCGCCGCGGGTTCGCGCCTACAGTTCGAGGCCGCGGAAGAAGTAGCCGAGTTCGAAGGCCGCCGTCTCCGGGGCATCGGACCCATGCGTCGCGTTGTTGTCGATCGACGCGCCGAACTCCTTGCGCATGGTGCCGGGCTCGGCGTTGGCCGGGTTGGTCGCGCCCATCAGCGTGCGCCACGTCTTGATGGCATCGGGCGCTTCCAGGCACAGGAGGACACACGGTCCCGACGACATGAAATCGGTCAGGCCGCCGAAGAACGGCCTCGCGCTGTGGACCGCGTAGAAGCCCTCGGCCTCGCGCTTGGACAGGTGCTGCAACCGCATGGCGACGATGCGAAAGCCCTCCTGCTCGATGCGGGCAAGGATGCGGCCGATGACGCCGTTCTTCACGGCGTCGGGTTTGATAATCGCGAATGTACGTTCCATAGATGGGTCGGGACTCGGGATTCGGGATTCGGGACTGTGGATTTCGGGATTGGCGAATCGGGAATCGGGGATGCGGCTAGGAGTGCGGGCAACCCGGTGAGTTGCCCTGCCTGCGTTCGACGTTGTCGGCGTTCAGCGTTCGACGTTCGGCGTTTCCCTAACGGTGCTTCTCCATGATCTCGTCGAGCACCGCCTTGCCGGGGCGCGTCCGCGCCTGTGGCAGCAGGGCCAGGGGTTCGTCCACGAGGTTGAGCAGCGAGAGGAAGTCGGTCGCGTCGGGCTGCAGGTAGATCATGCCGGTCGCGAACTCGCCGCGGCGCACGGTCTCGTGCAGCGTACGAATCGCTTCCAGCTTGTCGGTCGTGTTGTACGAGGAGTCGAGCTTGCGCAGCACCAGCGTCGACCCGTCGTGCATCTTGACCGGCGTGGCACTCCCCTCTTCGTATTCGACCGAGATGTCCTCGAAGAACGGCACGAAGCTGATCTCGTTGACCGGCTCGTCGTGGTCCTTGGCGTAGGCGTAGCTCTTGGTCGATCCCTCGTGATCGTTGAACGTCACGCACGGCGAGATGACGTCGATCATGCACGTGCCCTTGTGGCTGATCGCCGCCTTGAGAATCGACAGCAACTGCTTCTTGTCGCCCGAGAACGACCGGGCCACGAACGTCGCGCCGAGCTCGATCGCGAGGGCGCAGATGTCGATCGGCGGCAGGTCGTTGACGACGCCGTTCTTGAGCGTGCTGCCGACGTCGGCCAGCGGCGAGAACTGGCCCTTGGTCAAGCCGTAGCAGCCGTTGTCCTCGACGATGTAGATCAGCGGCAGGTTGCGCCGCATCAGGTGCACGAACTGGCCGACGCCGATCGCGCCCGTATCGCCATCACCGCTGACGCCGATGCCGAGCATCGTCTTGTTGGCCATCAGCGCGCCGGTGGCAACCGACGGCATGCGACCGTGCACTGAATTGAACCCGTGGGCGGTGCCCAGGAAGTACGCAGGGCTCTTGCTGGAGCAGCCGATGCCCGAGAGCTTCAGCACGCGCGTCGGTTCCACGCCCATCTCGTAGAAGGCGTCGATGATCCGCTCGCTGATCGCGTTGTGCCCGCACCCGGCACAGAGCGTCGTCTTCGCGCCGCGATACGTCGCGGGCTCGAGGTTGATGCGATTGACCTTCTTCGGCGGTGTCGGAACGGCTGGCGTGGACACGGCTACACGGCCTCCTCTGCCCCGACGATCGCGTCTTCTGGCGATGTCTCGGGCGGCATGGCCATGCGCGCTTCGTGCGCGCGGATTTCCTGGGTGACCGAACGGGCGTCGATCGGCAGCCCGTTGTAGTGACGAACACTGGTGAGCTTGGCGATCTGCGAGCCCGCGAGTTCCTGGCGCAACAGTCCGGCCATCTGGCCGTCACGATTCTGCTCGACCACGTAGATGCGATCGTGCGCGTCGATGAACTCCCCGATCTCGGGCGTGAACGGATACGCACGGATGCGGAGGTACGACGTCTCGACACCCGATTCGTCGCGCAACTGATCGCGACTCTCGACGATGGCCCAGTGCGACGTCCCGTAACCGATGATGCCGATTCGCGCCTCAGCCTGCTGGTCGATCTCGGGCTGTGGCACGTACGTGCGCGCGGTCTCGAACTTGCGCAGCAACCGGTCGATGTTGTCGGTGTAGTCGTCGGTCTTCTCGCTGTACTGCGCCTTGGCGTTGTGCCCGGAGCCGCGCGTGAAGAAGGACGGGCCGAACTGCCCCGGCAGGGTGCGATACGGGATGCCGTCGCCGTCGACGTCCTTGTAGCGGCCCCACTCGCCGATCGCCTGGAGCACTTCGGGTGTCAGCACCTTGCCCCGATCGAGCGGTGCCTCGGGGTACGGGAACGGCTCGGCCATCCAGTTGTTCATCCCGAGGTCGAGGTCGGTCATCACGAAGATCGGCGTCTGGAACCGCTCCGCGAGATCGAACGCCTCGATGCTCATGCTGTAGCACTCGCCGACCGAAGCCGGCAGGAGCAGGATGTGCTTGGTGTCGCCGTGCGACAACCCCGCGGCAAAGGCGATGTCGCCCTGGGCGGTGCGGGTCGGCAGGCCCGTGGACGGGCCGACGCGTTGCACGTCGAAGATCACCGCCGGCAACTCCGCGTAGTACGCCAGTCCGGAGAACTCGGACATCAGCGAAATGCCGGGCCCGGAGGTCGACGTCATCGAGCGCGCGCCCGCCCACGAGGCGCCGACCACCATGCCGAGCGCGGCGATCTCGTCCTCGGCCTGGACGACGGCAAACGTCGCCTTGCCGGTCTCGGGATCCATGCGGTACTTGCGCAGGTAGTCGATCAGCGTCTCGCACAACGATGAGGACGGCGTGATCGGGTACCAGGCGACGACGGTGACGCCGGCCATCAGGCAGCCGAGGGCGGCGGCCTCGTTGCCCTCGATCAGGATCAGGCCTCGCGTCTGGGCCATTCGCGAGACGGCAAACGGCACGGGGCGATCGGCGAAGTGCTCGCTCGCGTAGGTAAAGCCCGCCTGCAGCGCGGCGAGGTTGAGCGCCAGCGCCTTGGCCTTCTTCTTCATCTGCCGGGTCAGCGCCTTGTCCATCTCGGCGAGATCGATGCCGAGCAGGCGCGACAGGACGCCGTCGTAGATCATGTTGCGCACGAGACGGCGCAGGCGCGCGTCCGGGCAGACCTCGGCGACGATCTTGTCGAACGGGACCGGGTAGAAGGCGAGATCCGAGCGGACCTGGTCCAGCTTGAGCGTCTCGTCATACACCACCGCACCGCCCGCCTCGAGCGACCGCACGTCCTCCTGCGCGGTCTCCGGGTTCATCGCGACGAGGAGGTCGATCTCCTTCTTGCGGGCGATGTAGCCGTGCCGGTTGGCGCGGATGGTGTACCAGGTCGGTAGCCCGGCGATGTTGGACGGAAAGAGGTTCTTGCCGGAGACCGGCACACCCATCTGGAAAATCGATCGCAGCAGGACCAGGTTGGCGGTCTGGCTGCCCGAGCCGTTGACCGTGGCGACCTGGATGCTGAAGTCGTTGACGCGGGTGGGCGACGCGATGGCTGCCGGCTCGGCCAGCAGGTCGGAGGAAGCCATGGGAGATCTGCCTCGAGTGGATCAGGGGCGCGAACACGCGAGCCGCGTGCGAGTGCCCAACCGGTCGATGATACCACGCGACGCGTCCAATTGGTTCAGTTCGCTACTAGAGCTGGGGGCTCCTGATGGCCGATGCACCACCTGAGGGGCGCAGCGATTGAACTGCCATGAGGCGATGGACGGCCGGGACGGCCGTCCCTACCTAACCCATGGGTAAGGCAGGGACCGCTCTCCGAGCGGTCCTGCTCCCCGGCGTGTCGAACGCTACAAGCGGCTCGCGATCGCCTGACCAATGTCGGCCGGGCTCTGCACGACCGTCACGCCTGCCGCCGACAAGGCGGCCATCTTCTCGCTGGCCGTGCCCTTGCCGCCCGAGATGATCGCGCCCGCGTGGCCCATGCGGCGGCCCGGGGGTGCCGTCTGGCCGGCGATGAAGCCGACGACGGGCTTCTTGAAGTTGGCCTGGATCCAGGCAGCGGCTTCCTGTTCGGCCGAACCGCCGATTTCGCCGATCATCACCACGGCCTCGGTCTGGTCGTCCTTGGCGAAGAGTTCGAGCGCGTCGATGAACGTCGTGCCGATCAGCGGATCGCCGCCGATGCCGATGCACGTCGTCTGGCCGAGCCCGAGCTTCGTGAGCTGGTGAATCGCCTCGTAGGTCAGCGTGCCGCTCTTGGAGACGATGCCGACGCGGCCCTCGGTACAGATGTGCCCCGGGATGATGCCGGCCTTGGCCTGCCCTGCCGTGATCAAGCCCGGGCAGTTCGGTCCGATGAGTCGCGACGGCTTGCCCTTCATGAAGTGCAGGGCCTTCATCGTGTCGAGGACCGGAATGCCTTCGGTGATGCAGACGATGAGCGCGATGCCGGCGTCGGCGGCTTCCATGATCGCGTCGGCGGCAAACGGCGGCGGCACGAAGATCACCGAGGCATTGGCGCCGGCCTTCGCGACGGCGTCGGCAACGGTGTTGTAGACCGGGAATCCTTCGTGGTCGGTGCCGCCCTTGCCGGGCGTGACACCGCCGACGACGTGGGTGCCGTAGGCCGCGGCGGCCTTGGCGTGGAACGTTCCTTCGCGCCCGGTGAGGCCCTGGACGATGAGGCGAGTCGACTTGTCGATCAGTACAGCCATGGCAGTGTCCGGTGATCCTTTAGCGCGCGAGGGCGACGACCTTGTCGGCCGCCTCGCCCATGGTGTCGGCCGTCGTGAAGTTGAGTCCGCTCTCGCGCAGCATGGCCTTGCCCTGCTCCACGTTGGTGCCTTCCATGCGGATGACGATCGGCACAGGCACGCCGAGTTCCTTGACCGCGGCGATGACCCCGGCCGCGAGCACGTCGCAGCGCAGGATGCCGCCGAAGATGTTGATCAGGACCGCCTTGACGTTCTTGTCCGACATCAGGATGCGGAAGGCGTTCTTGATCTGCTCGGCGTTGGCGCCGCCGCCGACGTCGAGGAAGTTGGCGGGCTGGCCGCCGGCCAGCTTGATGATGTCCATCGTCGCCATCGCCAGCCCGGCGCCGTTGACCATGCAGCCGATCGTGCCGTCGAGGCGGATGTAGTTCAGCGAGAACTTGCTGGCCTCGATCTCGAGCGGGTCTTCCTCGGCCAGGTCGCGCAGGTCACGGAACTCGGCGTGCTTGTAGAGCGCGTTGTCGTCGAAGGTCACCTTGGCGTCGAGGGCGATGAGGTCGCCGCTCTCGGTGACAATCAGCGGATTGATCTCGATCATCGACGCATCGGTCGCGACAAACGTCTCGTAGATCTGCTGCATCACCTTGACGGCCTTGTTCACGTGGGCCGGTGCGAGACCGATGCCGAACGCGAGCTGGCGCGCCTGGAAGGCGGTGAGGCCGGTCACCGGACTGATGGCGACCTTCTTGATCGCATCGGGGTTGTGCTCGGCGACCTCCTCGATGTCCATGCCGCCCTCGGCGCTGGCCATCAGGATCGGACAGCCGGCGGCCCGGTCGACCAGGAGCCCGAGATACAGCTCCTTGGCGATCTTCACGCCTTCCTCGATGAGCAGGCGCTCGACCTTCCGGCCGTCGGGGCCGGTCTGGTGAGTGACCAGGGTCATGCCGAGGATCTGCTTGGCCGACTCCTCGGCAGCTGCCGCATCCTTGACGACCTTGACGCCGCCGCCCTTGCCGCGTCCGCCGGCGTGAATCTGGGCCTTCACGACGGTTACGCCGCCGCCAAGGCGCCGGGCGATCGCACCGGCCTCGTCGGCCGTGAACGCAACTTCCCCGCGGGGCACCGGCACGCCGTGCCGGGCCAGGATGGCCTTTGCCTGATACTCGTGAATCTTCACCGGAGTTCCTTGAACGTGGTGGACCGTGGCGCCAACAACAGGGTGAGCCGGGGAGCGGAAGCGATCGGGACCGCGGCAGCGTCCCTATCATTAGGGAGCCGGAGGGGATGGTCAAGCCTGAGGTCCGCCGGACGTTGCCGGACGAGCGCGAGGCGGGATACCATTCCGTCGGTTCGGGCGGCCATGCACCTCACGGGGATGCCCATCCACCAGCGTTGCGCCCTACGCCAGATGTCATCCGACAGTTCAGTGCCTACCTCGACGCACCCGGACGCTTGCCCAGGCGAGACGGGCTGCGGAGTCTGACATGTCCAGTCGTCCTTCCTTCTTTTCGTCCACGGTCGGCTCCAAGATCCTCATCGGGCTCACGGGCCTGCTGCTCTTCGGGTTCCTGATCGCTCACCTGTTGGGCAACCTGTCGCTGCTGGCCGGGGCGAACGCGTTCAACCTGTACGCCTACAAACTGGAGAGCCTGGGGCCGCTGATCTACATGGCCGAAGCGGGCCTGCTCGCCATCTTCCTGGTCCACATCGTGAAGACGCTCGGGATGTACCGCCTGAACTCGGCGGCGCGTCCGGCGCGCTACCAGGAAAAGAAGTGGGCTGGCCACACGAGCCGCAAGACCTGGTCGTCGACGACGATGGCGCTCACGGGCCTGTTCATCCTCGTCTTCGTGGTCGTGCACGTGCGCACGTTCAAGTTCGGCCCCTGGTACGTGGAGCAGGACACGGGCCACCGCGACCTGTACCGGCTGGTCGCCGAGATCTACCGGAATCCCCTGTACACCGGCTTCTACGTGGTCGCGATGGGCCTCATCGGCATGCACCTCAATCACGGCATCTCGAGTGCGGCCCAGTCGCTCGGCCTGTCGAACGAGCGCCTGTCGCGCAACCTGGTGCTCGGTGGCCGCGTCCTGGCCGTGCTGATTGCCGGCGGGTTTGCCATCCTGCCGATCTACATGTACTTCGCTCACCAGGTGGCCCAGTGATGACGCTCGACAGCAAGATTCCAGGTGGTCCCATCGAAAGCAAGTGGGACCGTCACAAGTTCGAATCCAAGCTGGTGAACCCGGCCAACCGCCGCAAGCTCACCGTCCTGTGCGTGGGCACGGGACTGGCGGGAGCCTCGGCCTCGGCCGCGCTCGGCGAGCTCGGCTACAACGTCATCACGTTCTGCATCCACGACAGCCCGCGCCGCGCCCACTCGATCGCCGCGCAGGGCGGCATCAACGCCGCCAAGAACTACCGCAACGACGGCGACAGCATCTACCGGCTGTTCTACGACACGGTCAAGGGCGGCGACTATCGCGCCCGCGAAGCCAACGTCTTCCGGCTCGCGCAGGTGAGCGTCGACATCATCGATCAGTGCGTCGCCCAGGGCGTGCCGTTCGCGCGCGAGTACGGCGGCCTGCTCGACAATCGCTCCTTCGGTGGGGCGCAGGTGTCGCGCACGTTCTACGCGCGCGGTCAGACCGGCCAGCAGTTGCTGATCGGTGCCTACCAGTCGATGATGCGGCAGGTCGACGCAGGCACCGTCAAGCTGATGCCGCAGCGCGAAATGCTCGACGTCGTCATCATCGACGGCCAGGCCCGCGGCATCATCACGCGTAACCTCGCCACCGGTGAACTGGAGAAGTGGGCGGGCGACGCCGTGCTGCTCGCGACGGGGGGCTACGGGACGGCCTACTACCTGTCCACCAACGCGGTGAACTGCAACGTCACGGCCGCGTGGCGCGCGCACAAGCGGGGCGCCCTCTTCGCCAATCCCTGCTTCACGCAGATCCACCCGACGTGCATCCCGGTGTCAGGCGACCACCAGAGCAAGCTCACGCTGATGAGCGAGAGCCTGCGCAACGACGGACGCGTCTGGGTGCCCAGGAACACGGGCGACAAACGACCGCCGCAGCAGATCCCGGAAGCCGATCGCGACTACTACCTCGAACGGCGGTATCCGAGCTTCGGCAACCTGGTGCCCCGTGACGTCGCGTCACGCGCCGCCAAGCTGGTGTGCGACGAAGGCCAGGGCGTCGGCGAAACGGGCCTTGCCGTGTACCTGGACTTCGCCGACTCGATCCACCGGCTCGGCAAGGACGTGATCAAGCAGCGGTACGGCAACCTGTTCGACATGTACCAGAAGATCACCGACGACAACCCGTACGAAGTGCCGATGCGGATCTTCCCCGCCGTGCACTACACGATGGGTGGCCTGTGGGTGGACTACAACCTGATGAGCACCATTCCGGGCCTGCACGTGCTGGGGGAAGCGAACTTCTCCGATCACGGCGCCAATCGCCTCGGCGCGAGCGCGCTGATGCAGGGGTTGGCCGATGGCTACTTCGTCATCCCGTACACGCTCGGTCACTACCTGGCGGGCACGAAGTTGCCCAAGGTCACGACCGATCACGACGCGTTTGCCCAGGCAGCCAGCAACGCGCAGGGACAAATCTCGCGCCTGCTCGCGATCAAGGGCAAGAAGACCCCGCGCGAACTGCACCGTGAACTCGGGCGAGTGGTCTGGGACCACGTGGGGATGTCGCGCACCGCCGACGGCCTGAAGAAGGCGCTGACCGAGATCCCGCGGATCCGCGACGAGTTCTGGCAGAACGTCTCCGTGCCTGGTGAGCCCAACAACATGAACAAGAACCTCGAGTACGCCGGTCGTGTGGCCGACTACCTCGAGTTCGCGGAATTGCTGGCACTCGACGCACTGACACGCGAAGAGTCGTGCGGCGGTCATTTCCGCGAGGAATACCAGACGCCCGACAACGAGGCGCAGCGCGACGACGAGCACTTCACCCACGCAGCTGCGTGGGAGTTCACGGGTGTGGGTCAGGCGCCGGTCCGGCACGTCGAGCAGCTCTCGTTCGACTACGTCAAGCCGAGTCAGCGGTCGTACAAATAGGCGGGAACCGGGCGCCGCGTACCGGGTTGGTAGGGCCGGCTCTCCGAGCCGGCCGTCTCCGCGGATCGCGGATCGGGAACCGGATCCGGGAATCGGGATTCGGGACGCGGGATTCGAAGGACACGTAGGCGTCGACCTTCAGGTCGACGCGGAGCGCGCAGGCTGCAGGCCACAGGCCGCAGGCTGCTCTTGGTGAGCAGGCAACGATGGCACTGAATCTGACATTGCGCGTGTGGCGGCAGCCGGGGCCCACCGCCCCGGGGCGCCTGGTCGAGTACAAGGCCGACGACATCTCGCCCGACATGTCGTTCCTCGAAATGCTGGACGTGATCAACGAGGGCCTCATCCGCAAGGGCGAGGAACCGATCTCGTTCGACTCGGATTGCCGCGAAGGCATCTGCGGGGCCTGCGGCTGCATGATCAACGGCGTGGCGCACGGCCCGGACGCGGGCACCACGGTCTGTCAGTTGCACATGCGGCGCTTCCGCAATGGCGACACGATCACCATCGAGCCGTGGCGAGCCGCGGCATTCCCCGTGGTCAAGGACCTGGTTGTCGACCGCAGTTCACTCGACCGTGTCGTTGGCGCAGGCGGCTACATCTCGATGAACGTCGGCGCGGCGCCCGACGCCAATGCCATTCCGGTGCCCAAGCCGGTGGCCGATACGGCATTCGACGCCGCGGCGTGCATCCAGTGCGGCGCCTGCGTGGCGGCCTGCAAGAACGCCTCGGCGGCACTCTTCACGTCGGCCAAGATCGCGCACCTCAACCTGCTGCCGCAGGGGCAGGCCGAGAAGCATCGGCGCACGGTGCGGATGGTCGAGCAGATGGACATGGAGGGCTTCGGTGCGTGCTCCAACGAGGGCGAGTGCGAGGCCGTGTGCCCGAAGGAAATCAAGATCAGCAACATCGCGAAGATGAATCGCGATTACTTCAAGGCCCAACTGGCGGCTCGCTGACGCTCGCCACACATCGGCCTTCGCCACGGCTACGGCGGACAGGTCGTCGGCGCCTTCGCTGTCCGGCCTTCGGCCTTCAAAAAATCAAGGGCAGCCTCGGGATCCCGGGACTGCCCTTTTCTTCTTCTCACGTAGCCTGCAGGCCGTAGGCTGCAGGCCGTCGGCTATGCGCTACACGCCGATCACCGAGGTGAGTTCCTTCACGGCCGCCGCGGAC includes:
- a CDS encoding fumarate reductase/succinate dehydrogenase flavoprotein subunit, producing the protein MTLDSKIPGGPIESKWDRHKFESKLVNPANRRKLTVLCVGTGLAGASASAALGELGYNVITFCIHDSPRRAHSIAAQGGINAAKNYRNDGDSIYRLFYDTVKGGDYRAREANVFRLAQVSVDIIDQCVAQGVPFAREYGGLLDNRSFGGAQVSRTFYARGQTGQQLLIGAYQSMMRQVDAGTVKLMPQREMLDVVIIDGQARGIITRNLATGELEKWAGDAVLLATGGYGTAYYLSTNAVNCNVTAAWRAHKRGALFANPCFTQIHPTCIPVSGDHQSKLTLMSESLRNDGRVWVPRNTGDKRPPQQIPEADRDYYLERRYPSFGNLVPRDVASRAAKLVCDEGQGVGETGLAVYLDFADSIHRLGKDVIKQRYGNLFDMYQKITDDNPYEVPMRIFPAVHYTMGGLWVDYNLMSTIPGLHVLGEANFSDHGANRLGASALMQGLADGYFVIPYTLGHYLAGTKLPKVTTDHDAFAQAASNAQGQISRLLAIKGKKTPRELHRELGRVVWDHVGMSRTADGLKKALTEIPRIRDEFWQNVSVPGEPNNMNKNLEYAGRVADYLEFAELLALDALTREESCGGHFREEYQTPDNEAQRDDEHFTHAAAWEFTGVGQAPVRHVEQLSFDYVKPSQRSYK
- a CDS encoding succinate dehydrogenase/fumarate reductase iron-sulfur subunit, whose product is MNLTLRVWRQPGPTAPGRLVEYKADDISPDMSFLEMLDVINEGLIRKGEEPISFDSDCREGICGACGCMINGVAHGPDAGTTVCQLHMRRFRNGDTITIEPWRAAAFPVVKDLVVDRSSLDRVVGAGGYISMNVGAAPDANAIPVPKPVADTAFDAAACIQCGACVAACKNASAALFTSAKIAHLNLLPQGQAEKHRRTVRMVEQMDMEGFGACSNEGECEAVCPKEIKISNIAKMNRDYFKAQLAAR